In a genomic window of Streptomyces katrae:
- the rplP gene encoding 50S ribosomal protein L16, with translation MLIPRRVKHRKQHHPKRSGMAKGGTEVSFGEYGIQALTPAYVTNRQIEAARIAMTRHIKRGGKVWINIYPDRPLTKKPAETRMGSGKGSPEWWIANVHPGRVMFELSYPNEKIAREALTRAAHKLPMKCRIVKREAGES, from the coding sequence ATGCTGATCCCTCGTAGGGTCAAGCACCGCAAGCAGCACCACCCGAAGCGCAGCGGTATGGCCAAGGGCGGTACTGAGGTCTCGTTCGGCGAGTACGGCATCCAGGCGCTCACCCCCGCCTACGTGACGAACCGCCAGATCGAGGCGGCTCGTATCGCGATGACCCGCCACATCAAGCGTGGCGGCAAGGTCTGGATCAACATCTACCCGGACCGTCCGCTGACGAAGAAGCCCGCCGAGACCCGCATGGGTTCCGGTAAGGGTTCCCCGGAGTGGTGGATCGCGAACGTGCACCCGGGCCGGGTCATGTTCGAGCTGTCCTACCCGAACGAAAAGATTGCGCGTGAGGCTCTGACTCGTGCGGCCCACAAGCTGCCGATGAAGTGCCGCATCGTCAAGCGCGAGGCAGGTGAGTCGTGA
- the rplN gene encoding 50S ribosomal protein L14 — protein MIQQESRLRVADNTGAKEILCIRVLGGSGRRYAGIGDVIVATVKDAIPGGNVKKGDVVKAVIVRTVKERRRQDGSYIRFDENAAVILKNDGDPRGTRIFGPVGRELREKKFMKIISLAPEVL, from the coding sequence GTGATCCAGCAGGAGTCGCGACTGCGTGTCGCCGACAACACTGGTGCCAAGGAGATCCTTTGCATCCGTGTTCTCGGTGGCTCGGGTCGCCGCTACGCGGGCATCGGTGACGTCATCGTCGCCACCGTCAAGGACGCGATCCCCGGTGGCAACGTGAAGAAGGGTGACGTCGTCAAGGCGGTCATCGTTCGCACCGTCAAGGAGCGCCGCCGCCAGGACGGCTCGTACATCCGCTTCGACGAGAACGCCGCCGTCATTCTGAAGAACGACGGCGACCCTCGCGGCACCCGTATCTTCGGCCCCGTGGGCCGTGAGCTGCGCGAGAAGAAGTTCATGAAGATCATCTCGCTCGCGCCGGAGGTGCTGTAA
- the rpsL gene encoding 30S ribosomal protein S12 — translation MPTIQQLVRKGRQDKVEKTKTPALEASPQRRGVCTRVFTTTPKKPNSALRKVARVRLTSGIEVTAYIPGEGHNLQEHSIVLVRGGRVKDLPGVRYKIIRGALDTQAVKNRKQARSRYGAKKEK, via the coding sequence GTGCCTACGATCCAGCAGCTGGTCCGGAAGGGCCGGCAGGACAAGGTCGAGAAGACGAAGACCCCCGCGCTCGAGGCTTCGCCTCAGCGTCGTGGTGTCTGCACGCGTGTGTTCACGACCACCCCGAAGAAGCCGAACTCGGCGCTCCGCAAGGTCGCGCGTGTGCGTCTGACCTCCGGCATCGAGGTCACCGCTTACATTCCGGGTGAGGGACACAACCTGCAGGAGCACTCGATCGTGCTCGTGCGTGGTGGCCGTGTGAAGGACCTGCCGGGTGTTCGTTACAAGATCATCCGCGGTGCGCTTGACACCCAGGCTGTCAAGAACCGCAAGCAGGCCCGCAGCCGCTACGGCGCCAAGAAGGAGAAGTAA
- the rplW gene encoding 50S ribosomal protein L23 — protein MSEATVTSKTFTDPRDLLIKPVVSEKSYALLDENKYTFIVAPGANKTQIKQAVEAVFSVKVTGVNTINRQGKRKRTKTGFGKRANTKRAIVTLAEGNRIDIFGGQAS, from the coding sequence ATGTCTGAGGCGACCGTTACCAGCAAGACCTTCACCGACCCGCGCGACCTGCTGATCAAGCCGGTCGTCTCGGAGAAGAGCTACGCGCTGCTGGACGAGAACAAGTACACGTTCATCGTCGCGCCCGGCGCCAACAAGACCCAGATCAAGCAGGCCGTCGAGGCGGTCTTCTCGGTCAAGGTCACCGGGGTCAACACGATCAACCGTCAGGGTAAGCGCAAGCGCACCAAGACCGGTTTCGGCAAGCGCGCCAACACCAAGCGCGCCATCGTGACCCTTGCCGAGGGCAACCGTATCGACATCTTCGGCGGCCAGGCCTCCTAA
- the tuf gene encoding elongation factor Tu, translating to MAKAKFERTKPHVNIGTIGHIDHGKTTLTAAITKVLHDKYPDLNAASAFDQIDKAPEERQRGITISIAHVEYQTEARHYAHVDCPGHADYIKNMITGAAQMDGAILVVAATDGPMPQTKEHVLLARQVGVPYIVVALNKADMVDDEEILELVELEVRELLSEYDFPGDDLPVVQVSALKALEGDKEWGDKLLGLMDAVDEAIPTPPRDTDKPFLMPVEDVFTITGRGTVVTGRIERGVLKVNETVDIIGIKPEKTTTTVTGIEMFRKLLDEGQAGENVGLLLRGIKREDVERGQVIIKPGSVTPHTEFEAAAYILSKDEGGRHTPFFNNYRPQFYFRTTDVTGVVTLPEGTEMVMPGDNTDMSVQLIQPVAMEEGLKFAIREGGRTVGAGQVTKITK from the coding sequence GTGGCGAAGGCGAAGTTCGAGCGGACTAAGCCGCACGTCAACATCGGCACCATCGGTCACATTGACCACGGTAAGACGACCCTCACGGCCGCCATTACCAAGGTGCTGCACGACAAGTACCCGGACCTGAACGCGGCCTCGGCGTTCGACCAGATCGACAAGGCTCCTGAGGAGCGCCAGCGCGGTATCACCATCTCCATCGCGCACGTCGAGTACCAGACCGAGGCGCGTCACTACGCCCACGTCGACTGCCCGGGTCACGCGGACTACATCAAGAACATGATCACCGGTGCCGCCCAGATGGACGGCGCCATCCTCGTGGTCGCCGCCACCGACGGCCCGATGCCGCAGACCAAGGAGCACGTGCTCCTGGCCCGCCAGGTCGGCGTTCCGTACATCGTCGTCGCCCTCAACAAGGCCGACATGGTGGACGACGAGGAGATCCTGGAGCTCGTCGAGCTCGAGGTCCGTGAGCTGCTCTCCGAGTACGACTTCCCGGGCGACGACCTGCCGGTCGTCCAGGTCTCCGCGCTGAAGGCGCTCGAGGGCGACAAGGAGTGGGGTGACAAGCTCCTCGGCCTGATGGACGCCGTGGACGAGGCCATCCCGACCCCGCCGCGTGACACCGACAAGCCGTTCCTGATGCCCGTCGAGGACGTCTTCACGATCACCGGTCGTGGCACCGTCGTCACCGGCCGCATCGAGCGTGGTGTCCTGAAGGTCAACGAGACCGTCGACATCATCGGCATCAAGCCGGAGAAGACCACCACCACGGTCACCGGCATCGAGATGTTCCGCAAGCTGCTCGACGAGGGCCAGGCCGGTGAGAACGTCGGTCTGCTCCTCCGTGGCATCAAGCGCGAGGACGTCGAGCGCGGTCAGGTCATCATCAAGCCCGGTTCGGTCACGCCGCACACCGAGTTCGAGGCCGCCGCGTACATCCTGTCGAAGGACGAGGGTGGCCGTCACACCCCGTTCTTCAACAACTACCGCCCGCAGTTCTACTTCCGTACCACGGACGTGACCGGCGTCGTGACCCTCCCCGAGGGCACCGAGATGGTCATGCCGGGCGACAACACCGACATGTCCGTCCAGCTGATCCAGCCGGTCGCCATGGAGGAGGGCCTGAAGTTCGCCATCCGTGAGGGTGGTCGTACGGTCGGCGCCGGCCAGGTCACCAAGATCACGAAGTAA
- the fusA gene encoding elongation factor G encodes MATTSLDLAKVRNIGIMAHIDAGKTTTTERILFYTGVSYKIGEVHDGAATMDWMEQEQERGITITSAATTCHWPLEDVDHTINIIDTPGHVDFTVEVERSLRVLDGAVTVFDGVAGVEPQSETVWRQADRYGVPRICFVNKLDRTGAEFMRCVDMIKDRLGAVPIVMQLPIGAEADFKGVVDLVRMKALVWSAEATKGEMYDVVDIPASHTELAEEWRATLVEQVAENDEEMMELFLEGTEPTEEQLHAAVRRIILGSGKGKGEPTITAVFCGTAFKNKGVQPLLDAVVRYLPSPLDIEAIEGHDVKDAEVVVKRKPSDEEPLAALAFKIMSDPHLGKLTFVRVYSGRLEAGTAVLNSVKGKKERIGKIYRMHANKREEIDAVGAGDIVAVMGLKQTTTGETLCDDKQPVILESMDFPAPVIQVAIEPKSKGDQEKLGVAIQRLAEEDPSFHVHSDEETGQTILGGMGELHLEVLVDRMKREFKVEANVGKPQVAYRETIRKAVERHDYTHKKQTGGTGQFAKVQIAIEPITDADGPAYEFVNKVTGGRVPKEYIPSVDAGAQEAMQFGILAGYEMTGVRVTLLDGGYHEVDSSELAFKIAGSQAFKEAARKASPVLLEPMMAVEVTTPEESMGDVIGDINSRRGQIQAMEDRHGAKIVKGLVPLSEMFGYVGDLRSKTSGRASYSMQFDSYAEVPRNVAEEIIAKAKGE; translated from the coding sequence ATGGCTACCACTTCGCTTGACCTGGCCAAGGTGCGCAACATCGGCATCATGGCCCACATCGACGCGGGCAAGACGACCACCACCGAGCGCATCCTGTTCTACACCGGTGTGTCTTACAAGATCGGTGAGGTCCACGACGGCGCTGCCACGATGGACTGGATGGAGCAGGAGCAGGAGCGCGGCATCACCATCACGTCCGCCGCGACGACCTGCCACTGGCCGCTCGAGGACGTCGACCACACCATCAACATCATCGACACCCCGGGTCACGTGGACTTCACGGTCGAGGTGGAGCGTTCGCTCCGCGTCCTCGACGGTGCCGTCACCGTGTTCGACGGTGTCGCCGGTGTGGAGCCGCAGTCCGAGACCGTTTGGCGTCAGGCGGACCGCTACGGCGTCCCGCGCATCTGCTTCGTCAACAAGCTCGACCGTACCGGCGCCGAGTTCATGCGCTGCGTCGACATGATCAAGGACCGCCTCGGTGCGGTTCCGATCGTCATGCAGCTGCCGATCGGTGCCGAGGCGGACTTCAAGGGCGTCGTCGACCTCGTCCGCATGAAGGCCCTCGTGTGGTCCGCCGAGGCCACCAAGGGTGAGATGTACGACGTCGTCGACATCCCGGCCTCGCACACCGAGCTGGCCGAGGAGTGGCGCGCCACCCTCGTCGAGCAGGTCGCCGAGAACGACGAAGAGATGATGGAGCTCTTCCTCGAGGGCACCGAGCCCACCGAGGAGCAGCTGCACGCGGCCGTGCGTCGCATCATCCTCGGCTCCGGCAAGGGCAAGGGCGAGCCCACGATCACCGCGGTCTTCTGCGGTACGGCGTTCAAGAACAAGGGCGTCCAGCCCCTGCTCGACGCCGTCGTGCGCTACCTCCCGTCGCCGCTCGACATCGAGGCCATCGAGGGCCACGACGTCAAGGACGCCGAGGTCGTCGTCAAGCGCAAGCCGTCGGACGAGGAGCCCCTCGCCGCGCTCGCGTTCAAGATCATGAGCGACCCGCACCTCGGCAAGCTCACCTTCGTCCGGGTTTACTCGGGCCGCCTGGAGGCCGGCACCGCGGTGCTGAACTCCGTCAAGGGCAAGAAGGAGCGCATCGGCAAGATCTACCGCATGCACGCGAACAAGCGTGAGGAGATCGACGCGGTGGGCGCCGGCGACATCGTCGCCGTCATGGGCCTGAAGCAGACCACCACCGGTGAGACGCTGTGCGACGACAAGCAGCCCGTGATCCTGGAGTCCATGGACTTCCCGGCTCCGGTCATCCAGGTCGCCATCGAGCCCAAGTCCAAGGGTGACCAGGAGAAGCTGGGTGTCGCCATCCAGCGTCTCGCGGAGGAGGACCCCTCCTTCCACGTTCACTCGGACGAGGAGACGGGCCAGACCATCCTCGGCGGTATGGGCGAGCTGCACCTCGAGGTGCTGGTCGACCGTATGAAGCGCGAGTTCAAGGTCGAGGCCAACGTCGGCAAGCCGCAGGTCGCGTACCGCGAGACGATCCGCAAGGCCGTCGAGCGTCACGACTACACCCACAAGAAGCAGACCGGTGGTACCGGTCAGTTCGCCAAGGTGCAGATCGCGATCGAGCCGATCACGGACGCCGACGGTCCGGCGTACGAGTTCGTGAACAAGGTCACCGGTGGCCGCGTGCCGAAGGAGTACATCCCTTCGGTCGACGCCGGTGCGCAGGAGGCCATGCAGTTCGGCATCCTGGCCGGCTACGAGATGACGGGCGTCCGCGTCACGCTTCTCGACGGTGGCTACCACGAGGTCGACTCCTCCGAGCTCGCCTTCAAGATCGCCGGTTCGCAGGCCTTCAAGGAGGCCGCGCGCAAGGCTTCTCCCGTGCTCCTCGAGCCGATGATGGCCGTCGAGGTCACCACGCCGGAGGAGTCCATGGGTGACGTCATCGGTGACATCAACTCCCGCCGTGGCCAGATCCAGGCCATGGAGGACCGTCACGGAGCCAAGATCGTCAAGGGCCTCGTGCCGCTTTCGGAGATGTTCGGCTACGTCGGAGACCTCCGCAGCAAGACCTCGGGTCGCGCCAGCTACTCGATGCAGTTCGACTCCTACGCCGAGGTTCCCCGGAACGTCGCTGAGGAGATCATCGCGAAGGCCAAGGGCGAGTAA
- the rplC gene encoding 50S ribosomal protein L3, with the protein MAKQIKGVLGEKLGMTQVWDENNRVVPVTVVKAGPCVVTQVRTNDTDGYESVQIAFGEIDPRKVNKPLKGHFAKADVTPRRHLVELRTSDASEYTLGQEITAAVFESGVKVDVTGNSKGKGFAGVMKRHNFRGLGAGHGVQRKHRSPGSIGGCATPGRVFKGMRMAGRMGNERVTTQNLTIHAVDAEKGLLLIKGAVPGPNGGLVLVRTAAKGA; encoded by the coding sequence ATGGCTAAGCAGATCAAGGGCGTCCTGGGCGAGAAGCTCGGCATGACCCAGGTCTGGGACGAGAACAACCGTGTCGTCCCGGTGACCGTCGTCAAGGCCGGGCCCTGCGTCGTTACCCAGGTCCGTACCAATGACACCGACGGCTACGAGTCGGTCCAGATCGCCTTCGGCGAGATCGACCCGCGCAAGGTGAACAAGCCCCTCAAGGGCCACTTCGCCAAGGCCGACGTGACCCCGCGCCGCCACCTGGTGGAGCTCCGCACCTCCGACGCCAGCGAGTACACGCTCGGCCAGGAGATCACCGCTGCTGTGTTCGAGTCCGGCGTCAAGGTTGACGTCACGGGCAACAGCAAGGGCAAGGGCTTCGCCGGTGTCATGAAGCGCCACAACTTCCGGGGCCTCGGCGCCGGTCACGGTGTGCAGCGCAAGCACCGCTCCCCCGGTTCGATCGGTGGCTGCGCCACCCCTGGGCGTGTCTTCAAGGGCATGCGCATGGCCGGTCGCATGGGTAACGAGCGCGTCACCACCCAGAACCTGACCATCCACGCGGTTGACGCGGAGAAGGGTCTGCTCCTCATCAAGGGCGCGGTCCCCGGTCCGAACGGCGGCCTCGTCCTGGTCCGTACCGCGGCCAAGGGGGCTTGA
- the rpmC gene encoding 50S ribosomal protein L29 has translation MATGTKASELRELGNEELVAKLREAKEELFKLRFQAATGQLENNGRLKSVRKDIARIYTLMHERELGIETVESA, from the coding sequence ATGGCGACGGGAACCAAGGCGTCCGAGCTCCGCGAGCTCGGCAACGAGGAGCTCGTTGCCAAGCTGCGCGAGGCCAAGGAGGAGCTGTTCAAGCTCCGTTTCCAGGCGGCCACCGGTCAGCTGGAGAACAACGGCCGGCTCAAGTCCGTCCGTAAGGACATCGCTCGCATCTACACCCTGATGCACGAGCGTGAGCTCGGTATCGAGACGGTGGAGAGCGCCTGA
- the rpsS gene encoding 30S ribosomal protein S19, translated as MPRSLKKGPFVDDHLVKKVDAQNEAGTKNVIKTWSRRSMIIPSMLGHTIAVHNGKTHVPVFVTESMVGHKLGEFSPTRTFRGHVKDDRKSKRR; from the coding sequence ATGCCGCGCAGTCTCAAGAAGGGGCCCTTCGTCGACGACCACCTCGTAAAGAAGGTGGACGCCCAGAACGAAGCCGGCACCAAGAACGTCATCAAGACCTGGTCCCGTCGCTCGATGATCATCCCCAGCATGCTGGGTCACACGATCGCGGTGCACAACGGCAAGACCCACGTCCCGGTGTTCGTCACCGAGTCGATGGTCGGCCACAAGCTCGGCGAGTTCTCGCCGACTCGCACCTTCCGCGGCCACGTCAAGGACGACCGGAAGTCGAAGCGCCGCTAA
- the rpsC gene encoding 30S ribosomal protein S3, with the protein MGQKVNPHGFRLGITTDFKSRWYADKLYKDYVKEDVAIRRMMTSGMERAGISKVEIERTRDRVRVDIHTARPGIVIGRRGAEADRIRGDLEKLTGKQVQLNILEVKNPELDAQLVAQAVAEQLSSRVSFRRAMRKSMQGTMKAGAKGIKIQCGGRLGGAEMSRSEFYREGRVPLHTLRANVDYGFFEAKTTFGRIGVKVWIYKGDVKNIAEVRAENAAARAGNRPARGAGAGDRPAGRGGRGGERGGRGGRKPQQAAGAEAPKADAPAAAPAESTGTEA; encoded by the coding sequence ATGGGCCAGAAGGTAAACCCGCACGGGTTCCGACTCGGCATCACCACGGACTTCAAGTCCCGCTGGTACGCCGACAAGCTGTACAAGGACTACGTCAAGGAAGACGTCGCCATCCGTCGGATGATGACGTCCGGCATGGAGCGCGCCGGCATCTCGAAGGTTGAGATCGAGCGCACCCGTGACCGCGTGCGTGTGGACATCCACACCGCTCGTCCCGGCATCGTCATCGGCCGCCGCGGCGCCGAGGCCGACCGCATCCGCGGTGACCTCGAGAAGCTCACGGGCAAGCAGGTCCAGCTGAACATCCTCGAGGTCAAGAACCCCGAGCTCGACGCTCAGCTGGTTGCTCAGGCCGTCGCCGAGCAGCTCTCCTCCCGCGTCTCCTTCCGTCGTGCCATGCGCAAGAGCATGCAGGGCACCATGAAGGCCGGCGCCAAGGGCATCAAGATCCAGTGTGGTGGCCGTCTCGGCGGCGCCGAGATGTCCCGCTCCGAGTTCTACCGCGAGGGTCGTGTGCCGCTGCACACGCTGCGCGCGAACGTGGACTACGGCTTCTTCGAGGCCAAGACCACCTTCGGCCGTATCGGCGTGAAGGTCTGGATCTACAAGGGCGACGTCAAGAACATCGCCGAGGTTCGCGCCGAGAACGCTGCGGCCCGTGCGGGTAACCGCCCGGCCCGTGGTGCCGGCGCTGGCGACCGTCCCGCCGGCCGTGGTGGCCGTGGTGGCGAGCGCGGCGGCCGTGGTGGCCGCAAGCCGCAGCAGGCTGCTGGTGCCGAGGCCCCCAAGGCCGACGCCCCCGCCGCCGCTCCGGCCGAGAGCACCGGAACGGAGGCCTGA
- the rpsG gene encoding 30S ribosomal protein S7 — MPRKGPAPKRPVIIDPVYASPLVTSLINKILLNGKRSTAERIVYGAMEGLREKTGNDPVITLKRALENVKPSLEVKSRRVGGATYQVPVEVKPGRQSTLALRWLVGYSRARREKTMTERLMNELLDASNGLGAAVKKREDTHKMAESNKAFAHYRW; from the coding sequence ATGCCTCGTAAGGGCCCCGCCCCGAAGCGCCCGGTCATCATCGACCCGGTCTACGCCTCTCCTCTGGTGACCTCGCTCATCAACAAGATCCTCCTGAACGGCAAGCGCTCCACCGCCGAGCGCATCGTTTACGGCGCCATGGAAGGCCTCCGCGAGAAGACCGGCAACGACCCGGTCATCACGCTGAAGCGCGCGCTGGAGAACGTCAAGCCGTCCCTCGAGGTCAAGTCCCGCCGTGTCGGTGGCGCGACCTACCAGGTTCCCGTCGAGGTCAAGCCGGGTCGTCAGTCGACCCTGGCCCTCCGCTGGCTCGTGGGTTACTCCCGCGCCCGCCGCGAGAAGACCATGACCGAGCGCCTGATGAACGAGCTTCTCGACGCCTCGAACGGCCTCGGTGCGGCCGTCAAGAAGCGCGAGGACACGCACAAGATGGCCGAGTCCAACAAGGCCTTCGCGCACTACCGCTGGTAG
- the rpsJ gene encoding 30S ribosomal protein S10 encodes MAGQKIRIRLKAYDHEVIDSSAKKIVETVTRTGASVAGPVPLPTEKNVYCVIKSPHKYKDSREHFEMRTHKRLIDILDPTPKTVDSLMRLDLPAGVDIEIKL; translated from the coding sequence ATGGCGGGACAGAAGATCCGCATCCGGCTCAAGGCCTACGACCACGAGGTCATCGACTCCTCGGCGAAGAAGATCGTCGAGACGGTGACCCGCACTGGTGCGTCGGTCGCGGGCCCGGTGCCGCTGCCCACTGAGAAGAACGTGTACTGCGTCATCAAGTCGCCGCACAAGTACAAGGACTCGCGCGAGCACTTCGAGATGCGCACGCACAAGCGCCTGATCGACATCCTCGACCCGACGCCCAAGACCGTTGACTCGCTGATGCGCCTGGACCTTCCGGCCGGCGTTGACATCGAGATCAAGCTCTGA
- the rplB gene encoding 50S ribosomal protein L2, with the protein MGIRKYKPTTPGRRGSSVADFVEITRSTPEKSLVRPLHSKGGRNNTGRVTVRHQGGGHKRAYRVIDFRRHDKDGVPAKVAHIEYDPNRTARIALLHYADGEKRYIIAPRGLQQGDRIENGPTADIKPGNNLALRNIPVGTTIHAIELRPGGGAKFARSAGASVQLLAKEGVMAHLRMPSGEIRLVDARCRATVGEVGNAEQSNINWGKAGRMRWKGVRPTVRGVAMNPVDHPHGGGEGKTSGGRHPVSPWGQKEGRTRSPKKASSKYIVRRRKTNKKR; encoded by the coding sequence ATGGGTATCCGCAAGTACAAGCCGACGACCCCGGGCCGTCGTGGCTCCAGCGTCGCCGACTTTGTCGAGATCACGCGGTCCACGCCGGAGAAGTCGCTGGTCCGCCCCCTGCACAGCAAGGGCGGCCGTAACAACACCGGTCGTGTGACCGTTCGCCACCAGGGCGGTGGCCACAAGCGCGCCTACCGCGTGATCGACTTCCGTCGTCACGACAAGGACGGCGTGCCGGCCAAGGTCGCGCACATCGAGTACGACCCCAACCGCACCGCGCGCATCGCGCTGCTGCACTACGCCGACGGCGAGAAGCGCTACATCATCGCGCCGCGCGGTCTGCAGCAGGGTGACCGGATCGAGAACGGCCCCACGGCCGACATCAAGCCGGGCAACAACCTCGCGCTCCGCAACATCCCGGTCGGTACCACGATCCACGCGATCGAGCTCCGCCCCGGTGGCGGCGCCAAGTTCGCGCGTTCGGCTGGTGCCTCCGTGCAGCTGCTCGCGAAGGAGGGCGTGATGGCCCACCTCCGCATGCCGTCCGGTGAGATCCGTCTCGTCGACGCGCGCTGCCGCGCCACCGTCGGCGAGGTCGGCAACGCCGAGCAGTCGAACATCAACTGGGGCAAGGCCGGCCGCATGCGCTGGAAGGGCGTCCGCCCGACCGTCCGCGGTGTCGCGATGAACCCGGTTGACCACCCGCACGGTGGTGGTGAGGGCAAGACCAGTGGTGGTCGCCACCCGGTCTCCCCGTGGGGTCAGAAGGAGGGTCGTACTCGCTCGCCGAAGAAGGCTTCGAGCAAGTACATCGTCCGCCGCCGCAAGACGAACAAGAAGCGCTAG
- the rplD gene encoding 50S ribosomal protein L4: MSTIDILSPAGDKAGTVELPAEIFDAKTSVPLIHQVVVAQLAAARQGTHKTKTRGEVRGGGKKPYRQKGTGRARQGSTRAPQFAGGGVVHGPVPRDYSQRTPKKMKAAALRGALSDRARHSRIHVVTGVVEGAASTKAAKTLFGKISERKNLLLVAERSDELAWLSARNLPQVHILEPGQLNTYDVIVSDDVVFTQAALESFVSGPKADETEGNEA, from the coding sequence ATGAGCACCATTGACATCCTTTCGCCGGCAGGCGACAAGGCCGGTACCGTCGAGCTCCCCGCGGAGATCTTCGACGCGAAGACCAGCGTTCCGCTGATCCACCAGGTCGTCGTCGCCCAGCTGGCTGCTGCCCGTCAGGGCACGCACAAGACCAAGACCCGTGGCGAAGTCCGTGGTGGTGGCAAGAAGCCGTACCGCCAGAAGGGCACCGGCCGCGCCCGTCAGGGTTCGACCCGCGCTCCGCAGTTCGCCGGCGGTGGCGTCGTCCACGGCCCCGTGCCGCGTGACTACTCGCAGCGCACCCCGAAGAAGATGAAGGCCGCCGCCCTCCGCGGTGCCCTCTCGGACCGCGCGCGTCACTCCCGCATCCACGTCGTCACCGGCGTGGTCGAGGGTGCCGCCTCCACCAAGGCCGCGAAGACGCTGTTCGGCAAGATCTCGGAGCGCAAGAACCTGCTCCTGGTCGCCGAGCGCTCTGACGAGCTGGCGTGGCTGTCCGCCCGCAACCTGCCCCAGGTTCACATCCTGGAGCCGGGCCAGCTGAACACGTACGACGTGATCGTCTCTGACGACGTGGTCTTCACCCAGGCCGCGCTCGAGTCCTTCGTGTCTGGCCCCAAGGCCGATGAGACCGAAGGGAACGAGGCCTGA
- the rplV gene encoding 50S ribosomal protein L22 gives MEARAQARYIRVTPMKARRVVDLIRGMDATEAQAVLRFAPQAASVPVGKVLDSAIANAAHNYNHPDASTLVISEAYVDEGPTLKRFRPRAQGRAYRIRKRTSHITVVVSSKEGSR, from the coding sequence ATGGAAGCCAGGGCCCAGGCGCGGTACATCCGCGTCACGCCCATGAAGGCCCGCCGCGTGGTGGACCTCATCCGTGGCATGGATGCCACGGAGGCTCAGGCGGTCCTGCGTTTCGCCCCGCAGGCCGCGAGCGTGCCGGTCGGCAAGGTGCTTGACAGCGCCATCGCCAACGCCGCGCACAACTACAACCACCCGGACGCCTCCACGCTGGTCATCAGCGAGGCGTACGTGGACGAGGGCCCGACCCTGAAGCGGTTCCGTCCGCGTGCCCAGGGCCGTGCCTACCGGATCCGCAAGCGGACCAGCCACATCACCGTGGTCGTCAGCAGCAAGGAAGGTTCCCGGTAA
- the rpsQ gene encoding 30S ribosomal protein S17 has protein sequence MSEKNVTEKTERGFRKTREGLVVSDKMDKTVVVAVEDRVKHALYGKVIRRTNKLKAHDEQNAAGVGDRVLIMETRPLSASKRWRIVEILEKAK, from the coding sequence ATGAGCGAGAAGAACGTGACTGAGAAGACCGAGCGCGGCTTCCGCAAGACCCGTGAGGGTCTGGTCGTCAGCGACAAGATGGACAAGACCGTCGTCGTCGCCGTCGAGGACCGCGTCAAGCACGCGCTGTACGGCAAGGTCATCCGCCGTACGAACAAGCTCAAGGCTCACGACGAGCAGAACGCTGCCGGTGTCGGCGACCGCGTCCTCATCATGGAGACGCGTCCGCTGTCGGCGAGCAAGCGCTGGCGCATCGTCGAGATCCTCGAGAAGGCCAAGTAA